Within the Thermanaeromonas toyohensis ToBE genome, the region TAATTTTCCTGCTGCCAGGGGATAATAAGGGGTGAAACAGGAACAATAACCCTTGGCAGGAGGAGATCTCTATGACCGCCCATTACGGAGCCCATGAGGTTATGGAGCTCCACGAAGTGTTAACTGATACTATAGATGGCATAAATCAATTTCAGCTGTACCGGCCCCATGTAAAGGATCCCCAGCTCCGCTCCATCCTAGATAAGCAGATCCAGTTTATGACCCAGGAGTACAATAATATGGTGCAGGCTATCAACCAGCGGGGGATAACCCAAGCCATACCTTATAGGGGGCCGCGCCGCTTCAACCCCGTATATGGACTTCACAATCCCTCTCCGCAGGTGCCCAACACGTCCATAGAAGAGATGGACGACCGGGATGTGGCCAGTGGGATGCTGGGATGTCATAAGGCCTCGGCCGCCTTCAGAATGATGGCTTCCCTAGAATGCGCTGATCTGGAACTGCGCCGGATGATCCAGCAAGGGGCCGTCAACTGCGCCGAGCAGGCTTATGAAGTGTGGCAATATATGAACCAGAAAGGCTGGTACCAGGTACCTACTATGAAGGAAACTACTACCAGTACCATGATCAATACTTTTGCCCCTGCTAGTCCAGGGCCCATGAGGTACCAGTACCAGATGTAAGGGAGGAGGGAGGCCTAGGCCTCCCTCCCTAAGTTTGGGTGCAACCACATAGATGCTCCTTTGCTGGTGTGAACGCGAGGTATTACCAGCCTCGTTATCTAAGGGCAAAATACTAAAGTACTCAAGTAGGAAGGGTTTTACTGGCTAGAAGCGAAGCTAGAGCGCCCTTTTTCTCTCTCGGTGACTAAAAAACTGCTTAAGGGCGTAATAAACGTCGCTTTTTTCTTTTATAGAGATAGTTACCAGACGGGGATCCTGGATCTTTTTAAAGACGTTCATCAAGGTGCTAGTCCGGTAGTAAGGGTTGACTATCTCGCCGTAACCGAACTGGTTTACCAGGGGGAGCATTTTTTGAAGGAGTTCCAAGCAGGCCTCATTGTCTGAGGGTAAGTTATCCCCATCGGAGAAGTGAAAGGGATAAATATTGTAGTCTTGTGGTGGATATCGCTGTTCTATTAATTCCAAGGCCAGGCGGTAAGCTGATGAGCAGCGGGTTCCCCCACTTTCGCCCTTAGAGAAAAATTCCTCTTCAGTAACTTCCCGGGCTTGGGTATGGTGAGCGATGAAAACTATCTCAACCTGCTCGTATTTAGTACGCAAAAAGCGTACCATCCAAAAAAAGAAAGTGCGGGCGATATACTTTTCATAAGTACCCATGGACCCCGAGGTATCCATCATGGCCAGGATTACAGCACTACTCTCCTGCCGGATCCTTTCTTCCCACGTTTTAAAGCGCAGGTCTTCAGGCTTAAAACCTCCTATACGAGGGTGGCCTAGCCGGGCGTTGCGCTTGAGATTTTCCAGAAGGGTGCGCTTTTTGTCTAGATTGCCCATTATACCAGAGCGTCTTACGTCTCTAAATTCATAAGCCGGGGCGGCTTGCCTGGGTTTCTTTTTTTCCTGCCAGTTGGGCAGTTCCAGATCCCGGAACAAGAGCTCTTCTATCTCTTCTAAGGTCACTTCCGCCTCGTAGTAATCCATGCCGGGCTGGTCCCCCGCTCCTGTGCCGCGTCCTCCTCTGTGGTCTCCTTCCCGGGCAATAACTGTTCCCTTCCCTGTATGCCCGCTCCCTTGGCCTACGTGGCGACCCTGGTTTAGATTAAAGCGAAAACGATACTCTTCCAAGCTGCGAATAGGAACCTTTACTATCTTGCTCCCACCCGCCAGGATTATATTTTCTTCTGTAATGATATGGGGTAGGTTTTTCCTTATGGCTTCTTCTACCTTTTCTTGGTGGCGCTGTTGGTCCAGGTAGCCTTTCCTATGCAGAGACCAATCTTCCCGGGAGACGATAAAATCGGTTTGCATATTTTGGCACCTCCTTAAGCTGGCCTTACCTAGCTTCGCAGACGGGTCTTGCACTCCAGAGTAATGTCCCTTGCGATGCTGCCGCGCAAACCTCTGCGGGAGTAAGCCTATAGAATTATTATCGGTTGAGCAAGCTTCCCACGTATTTCAGGAGTTCATTAGCGCAAATGGAACAGTACCCGTGCTCGGAGATAAGCCGGTCAATAACAGCATTGATGCGCTTAAGCTGCTCCGGGTCAG harbors:
- a CDS encoding spore coat protein; translation: MTAHYGAHEVMELHEVLTDTIDGINQFQLYRPHVKDPQLRSILDKQIQFMTQEYNNMVQAINQRGITQAIPYRGPRRFNPVYGLHNPSPQVPNTSIEEMDDRDVASGMLGCHKASAAFRMMASLECADLELRRMIQQGAVNCAEQAYEVWQYMNQKGWYQVPTMKETTTSTMINTFAPASPGPMRYQYQM
- the yhbH gene encoding sporulation protein YhbH, which encodes MQTDFIVSREDWSLHRKGYLDQQRHQEKVEEAIRKNLPHIITEENIILAGGSKIVKVPIRSLEEYRFRFNLNQGRHVGQGSGHTGKGTVIAREGDHRGGRGTGAGDQPGMDYYEAEVTLEEIEELLFRDLELPNWQEKKKPRQAAPAYEFRDVRRSGIMGNLDKKRTLLENLKRNARLGHPRIGGFKPEDLRFKTWEERIRQESSAVILAMMDTSGSMGTYEKYIARTFFFWMVRFLRTKYEQVEIVFIAHHTQAREVTEEEFFSKGESGGTRCSSAYRLALELIEQRYPPQDYNIYPFHFSDGDNLPSDNEACLELLQKMLPLVNQFGYGEIVNPYYRTSTLMNVFKKIQDPRLVTISIKEKSDVYYALKQFFSHRERKRAL